A stretch of the Musa acuminata AAA Group cultivar baxijiao chromosome BXJ2-7, Cavendish_Baxijiao_AAA, whole genome shotgun sequence genome encodes the following:
- the LOC103992648 gene encoding leucine--tRNA ligase, cytoplasmic — translation MTSNAEEGRSYARRDQLLKIQSEVQKRWEAHKIFEADAGSKPPKKGEKFFGNFPYPYMNGLLHLGHAFTVSKLEFGAAYHRLRGCNVLLPFAFHCTGMPIKASADKLAREVELYGNPPVFPSVEEDSKTEGPDENKSEEGNVVAPDKFKSKRSKAAAKSGGYKSQWDIMRSFGLSDDEIAKFQDPCHWLSYFPPLAKEDLKDFGLGCDWRRSFITTDMNPFYDSFVRWQMKKLKDMGKIVKDMRYTIYSPLDGQPCADHDRASGEGVQPQDYVLIKMEVLPPFRTKLKVLEGRRVYLAAATLRPETMYGQTNAWVLPDGEYGAFEINETDVFIVTYRAALNLAYQNLSRIPEKPTCLLELSGHDLIGLPLRSPLAFNEVIYSLPMLTILTDKGTGIVTSVPSDSPDDYMALNDLKLKPALRSKFGVKDEWVLPFEVIPIINIPEFGDKSAEKVCVDLKIKSQNDKEKLAEAKKLTYLKGFTDGTMLVGDFKGVKVQEAKPLIRNKLLETGDGVMYSEPEKKVMSRSGDECVVALTDQWYITYGEAEWKKEAEDCLAHMNLYCKETRNGFEHTLSWLNQWACSRSFGLGTRLPWDEQFLVESLSDSTLYMAFYTIAHLLQGPDMYGSDHSSVKPEQMTDDVWDYVFCGGPLPKTDIPVSLLNKMKLEFEYWYPFDLRVSGKDLIQNHLTFCIYNHTALLPEHHWPRGFRCNGHLMLNSEKMSKSTGNFRTLRQAIEEFSSDATRFSLADAGDGMDDANFVFETANAAILRLTKEIAWMEEVLAAESTLRVEPPTTYADFVFANEINIAVKSTEQHYNDFMFRDALKSGFYDLQAARDEYRFSCGAGGMNHDLLWRFMDVQTRLITPICPHYSEHVWTNILKKDGFVVNAGWPLYDAPDLTLKIANKYLQDSIVLMRKLLQKQASGPKKAKKGIAVPIAEENKLTIGLIYVNEQFDGWKEECLRILQSKFDGDRRAFAPDQEILEALKQSAVGQAANFKQIQKLCMPFLKFKKDEALSVGPQALELKLPFGEIQVLQENSDLIKRQLGLEQVEILSASDEVARSKAGPHVSLLTQNPPSPGNPIAIYMSKLEYSTAELHIVS, via the coding sequence ATGACTTCGAATGCTGAGGAAGGTAGGAGCTATGCCAGGAGAGACCAACTGCTTAAGATACAGTCAGAGGTCCAAAAAAGATGGGAAGCCCACAAGATTTTTGAGGCTGATGCTGGAAGTAAGCCTCCCAAGAAGGGTGAGAAGTTCTTTGGGAACTTCCCATACCCTTACATGAATGGCCTGCTGCATCTGGGACATGCCTTTACTGTTTCCAAGCTTGAATTTGGTGCTGCTTACCACAGGCTACGTGGTTGTAATgtactcttgccttttgctttccATTGCACTGGAATGCCTATCAAGGCATCTGCTGACAAGCTTGCACGAGAGGTTGAATTATATGGGAATCCTCCTGTGTTTCCTTCTGTAGAGGAGGATTCTAAAACGGAAGGTCCTGATGAGAACAAATCTGAAGAGGGTAACGTGGTTGCCCCTGAtaaattcaaaagcaagaggtctAAGGCTGCTGCAAAATCTGGTGGATACAAGTCTCAGTGGGATATTATGAGGAGTTTTGGTCTTTCAGATGATGAGATTGCTAAATTCCAAGATCCATGTCACTGGCTAAGCTATTTTCCACCTCTAGCAAAAGAAGATCTTAAGGATTTTGGATTGGGCTGTGATTGGAGGCGTTCTTTCATAACTACAGACATGAACCCATTTTATGATTCCTTTGTTAGATGGCAGATGAAGAAGCTAAAAGACATGGGAAAGATTGTGAAGGATATGAGATACACAATATACTCTCCATTGGATGGCCAACCATGTGCAGATCATGACCGAGCTTCGGGTGAGGGTGTTCAACCGCAGGATTATGTTCTGATCAAGATGGAAGTACTCCCTCCTTTCAGAACAAAGTTGAAAGTTTTGGAAGGTAGAAGAGTATACTTAGCAGCTGCAACATTAAGACCTGAGACGATGTATGGGCAAACAAATGCATGGGTACTGCCAGATGGTGAGTATGGTGCCTTTGAGATCAatgaaaccgatgtttttattgtAACATACCGAGCTGCTTTGAACCTTGCATATCAGAATCTGTCACGGATTCCGGAGAAGCCAACTTGTCTGCTCGAGCTGTCTGGTCATGATCTTATTGGTTTACCCTTGAGGTCTCCTCTCGCCTTTAATGAAGTCATTTACTCACTTCCGATGCTTACAATTTTGACAGATAAGGGTACGGGCATTGTCACCAGTGTGCCCAGTGATTCACCGGATGATTACATGGCATTGAATGATTTGAAACTGAAACCTGCTCTGAGATCAAAGTTTGGAGTCAAAGATGAGTGGGTTCTTCCATTTGAGGTTATACCAATCATTAATATTCCAGAATTTGGAGACAAATCTGCAGAGAAGGTGTGTGTTGATCTTAAGATCAAGAGTCAGAACGACAAAGAGAAGCTTGCAGAGGCAAAAAAGCTAACCTACTTGAAAGGATTTACTGATGGTACAATGCTGGTAGGGGATTTTAAAGGAGTGAAAGTTCAGGAAGCAAAGCCATTGATAAGGAACAAACTTTTAGAAACAGGAGATGGAGTGATGTACAGCGAGCCCGAAAAGAAAGTTATGTCTAGGTCGGGTGATGAGTGTGTTGTGGCTCTAACGGATCAGTGGTACATTACTTATGGTGAGGCTGAGTGGAAGAAGGAGGCAGAGGATTGTTTAGCCCACATGAATCTCTACTGTAAAGAAACAAGAAATGGTTTTGAGCATACACTAAGCTGGCTGAATCAGTGGGCATGTTCACGGTCTTTTGGACTTGGTACCCGTCTTCCCTGGGACGAGCAATTCCTAGTtgaatcactttctgattcaactCTCTACATGGCCTTCTATACCATTGCTCATCTTTTGCAAGGTCCTGATATGTATGGCTCTGATCATTCTTCTGTGAAGCCTGAGCAAATGACTGATGATGTCTGGGATTATGTCTTTTGTGGTGGTCCGCTTCCAAAAACTGACATCCCTGTGTCTCTTCTTAACAAGATGAAGCTAGAATTTGAGTattggtacccatttgatttacgTGTATCTGGTAAAGATCTTATACAAAACCACCTCACTTTTTGCATTTATAACCATACAGCACTTTTGCCGGAACATCATTGGCCTCGTGGTTTCCGGTGCAATGGTCACCTTATGCTGAATTCTGAGAAGATGTCAAAATCAACTGGAAATTTCAGGACCCTTCGTCAGGCCATAGAGGAATTCTCCTCTGATGCCACTAGATTTTCCCTTGCAGATGCTGGTGAtggaatggatgatgcaaattttGTTTTTGAAACAGCGAATGCTGCAATTTTGAGGCTCACTAAGGAAATTGCCTGGATGGAAGAAGTGTTGGCTGCTGAGTCAACTTTGCGAGTTGAACCCCCTACTACTTATGCTGATTTTGTATTTGCCAATGAAATAAATATTGCAGTCAAGTCAACTGAACAACACTACAATGATTTCATGTTCAGGGATGCTTTGAAGTCAGGTTTTTACGACCTTCAGGCTGCCAGAGATGAATACAGGTTCTCTTGTGGAGCAGGAGGTATGAACCATGACCTGTTATGGCGGTTCATGGATGTTCAGACTAGGCTCATTACTCCAATTTGTCCACACTATTCTGAGCATGTTTGGACGAATATTCTGAAAAAGGATGGCTTTGTAGTAAATGCTGGTTGGCCCCTGTATGATGCTCCTGATCTTACCCTTAAGATTGCTAACAAGTATTTGCAGGATTCAATAGTGTTAATGAGGAAGTTGCTCCAGAAGCAAGCATCCGGTCCTAAGAAGGCTAAAAAAGGGATTGCAGTTCCTATAGCAGAAGAAAACAAATTGACAATAGGCCTTATATATGTAAACGAGCAATTTGATGGTTGGAAAGAAGAATGCTTGAGGATACTTCAAAGCAAGTTTGATGGAGATCGACGTGCATTTGCACCTGATCAGGAAATACTGGAAGCATTAAAACAGAGTGCTGTTGGACAGGCTGCAAACTTTAAGCAGATCCAGAAACTCTGCATGCCTTTTCTAAAGTTCAAGAAGGATGAAGCATTGTCTGTTGGTCCACAGGCCCTGGAATTGAAACTGCCTTTTGGTGAAATACAGGTTCTTCAGGAGAATTCTGACTTGATAAAGAGGCAACTGGGTCTTGAACAGGTTGAAATCCTGTCTGCATCAGACGAGGTTGCACGAAGCAAAGCAGGTCCACATGTATCATTGCTGACTCAGAATCCCCCTTCACCTGGCAACCCTATTGCCATATATATGAGCAAGTTGGAGTATTCTACGGCGGAACTTCACATTGTCTCCTAA